The Sphingobium sp. JS3065 genomic sequence GTGCCCGAGGATGAGCAGAAGCGCGTCCTCGAAAGCCTGGGTTTCGGGATCACCGGCAATGATTCCACCTTCGAATATCAGGACGGGGTGCCGGTGACGACGCCGGCCAACTGGACCGTCAGCGTGCCGAGCTGGCGTCGTGACGTCGACGGCTGGCCCGACATTGTAGAAGAAGTGGTGCGCATCGTCGGCCTGGATCAGGTGCCTTCCACCCCCTTGCCCCGCGCACCCGGCGTCGCCAAGCCGACCGCCACGCCCGAACAGAATGTCGAACGGCGCGTGCGCCGGACGGCGGCGGCGCGTGGCCTGGCCGAGGCGATCAACTGGTCCTTCATCTCGGAAAAGGAAGCGGCTTCGGTCGGCGGCGGCGACTGGACGCTGGCCAATCCGATCTCCGAAGATTTGAAGGTCATGCGCCCTTCGCTGCTGCCCGGCCTGCTGTCGGCCACGCGGCGGAACATGGATCGCGGCGCGGCTGCGGTGCGGTTGTTCGAACTGGGGCGGCGCTATTTTGCCGATAAGGAACGGGCTACGGTCGGTTTCGTGCTGGCGGGCGAGAAGGTCGCCCGTGGCTGGCAGACGGGCAAGGCGCAGCCCTTCACCGCCTTCGACGCCAAGGGTGAGGTGATCGCGCTGCTGGCCGCCGCGGGCGCGCCGGTCGCCAATTTGCAGAGCTATGGCGATGCGTCGGGCGCCTATCATCCCGGCCAGTCGGGCACATTGCGGCTGGGGCCGAAAGTGGTGCTGGCCGAATTCGGCGTGCTGCACCCCTCCCTCGCCAGGCAGTTCGGCCTGACCGGCACGGTGGTCGCGGGCGAGATCTTCCTCGACGCCATCCCGGCCAGGCGGGCGAGCGGCTTCATGCGTGCGCCCTATGCGCCGCCAGCCTTGCAGGCGGTGAAGCGGGACTTCGCGTTCGTCATCGATCAGGCGGTCGAGGCCGATGCGCTGGTCCGCGCCGTCAGGAACGCGGACAAGAAGGCCATCGTCGATGCGCGGCTGTTCGACCTCTTCGTCGGGCCGGGCGTGGAAGAGGGCAAGAAGAGCCTCGCCATCGAGATCACCCTGCAACCGGGCGAAAAGAGCTTCTCCCAGGAGGAACTGGACGCGATCAGCGCGGCGGTGGTCAAGGCCGCCGAGAAGCTGGGCGGCACGCTCAGGGCTTGAGGGGCGCGCTATGAAGCCGTTCGCCGGGATGGAAGGGAAAGCGCGGCTCGCCGGACTCTTCACCCTCGGCGCGATGGCGGCGCATATCTTTGGCGATGCGGTGGTCCGGGCGGCGCTGGTCGTGCCCGGCAATGGGCGGGAAACGGCGCGCAATATCGCTGATTATCCCTGGCTCTATCGCGCCGGGGAAGCCGCCGACGTGGCGATGCTGTGCGGGATGATCGTGGCGACGGCGCTGCTTTATGCGCTATTCGCGCCCATGGGACGCAATCTGGCGCGGGTGGCGGCGTTGATGTCGCTGACCGGGGTCGCCACGCTGGCGGCGAGCGGCATCATGACCATGGCGCCGTCGGTCCTGCTCGACGGTGCGCCGCATCCGGGCATCGGCATGACGGAGGCGCATTCGCTGGTGCAACTCTCCCTCGCGCTGGGCCAGGCGGTTCAGGGGATCGGGCGCATCTTCATCGGGCTTTATCTGCTGCTGATCGGGTTGCTGGCCTTTCGGTCGGGGCGGTTGCCCAGGGCGGTGGGCATCGGGCTGGCGCTGGGCGGCTTCGTCCAGATGGCGGTGCGGTCAGTGGCGCTGGTCGCGCCGGAGCTTGCCGACGCGACGGTGATTCAGGCGGATATAGTCGCGCTGCTGGCCGAAGCCGCCTTCGCGCTTTCGCTGTTTATTTTTTGGCGTCCTCGGCCTTCTCCTGAGCGGTCGGCGGCGGACTCGTGATCTTGCAGCCCCTTTCCGCAGCAATCCCGCGCAGATAGCCGCGCCGGGCTATGCCAGCTGTGACGGCGGCTTCCAGGCGGCGCTCGGCGGGGGCGGCGCCGCTGATCTCCCGCACCAGGCCGCGAAAGGGGATGATCGAATTGACGATCGTCTTGCCCACCGCCTCGGCGATCTTGCCGGTGCGGTTTTCATTGGCCTTTTGCCCCACGGTGAAGTCCGCGCCCAGGACGGCGTTCAGTTCGGCCAGCGATGCCTGGAGGTTCTTGCAACTGCGCGAGGCGGGGCGTGCATAAGGGTCTTCGACCGCCTGTTGCAGCACTTCGGGAATCTTGTCCTTGTCGATGCCGACGTCGCG encodes the following:
- a CDS encoding DUF4386 domain-containing protein gives rise to the protein MKPFAGMEGKARLAGLFTLGAMAAHIFGDAVVRAALVVPGNGRETARNIADYPWLYRAGEAADVAMLCGMIVATALLYALFAPMGRNLARVAALMSLTGVATLAASGIMTMAPSVLLDGAPHPGIGMTEAHSLVQLSLALGQAVQGIGRIFIGLYLLLIGLLAFRSGRLPRAVGIGLALGGFVQMAVRSVALVAPELADATVIQADIVALLAEAAFALSLFIFWRPRPSPERSAADS